A genomic region of Vitis vinifera cultivar Pinot Noir 40024 chromosome 7, ASM3070453v1 contains the following coding sequences:
- the LOC100255615 gene encoding exocyst complex component SEC15B — protein MQSSKMRRKVAPAAADGDSSEKFDQLLLSSAICNNEDLGPFVRKAFTSGKPETLLHHLRHFARSKESEIEEVCKAHYQDFIMAVDDLRSLLSDVDSLKSSLSNSNIKLQSVAGPLLSSLDAFVEARNISQNVSLALESVRKCVKLADLCSRANLHLSNNNFYMALKCVDSIEGEFIDKTPSSTLRKMLEKQIPEIRSYIERKINKEFGDWLVEIRIVSRNLGQLAIGQASSARQREEELRIKQRQAEEQTRLSLRDCVYALEEEDDDDGLGDQGKDGYNNGSSGVLGFDLTSLYRAYHIHQTLGLEDRFRQYYFENRKLQLTSDFQVSSMTPFLESHQTFFAQIAGFFIVEDRVLRTSGGLILKMDVENLWETAVSKMCSVLEDQFSRMQTANHLLLIKDYVSLLGVTLRRYGYPVDPLLDVLSKHRDKYHELLLSDCRKQIGEVLAADKFEQMLMKKEYEYSMNVLSFQLQTSDITPAFPFVAPFSSTVPDCCRIVRSFIEDSVSFMSYGGQLEFYDVVKKYLDRLLNEVLDGALLKLTNTSIHGVSQAMQVAANMVVLERACDFFFRHAAQLSGIPLRMAERGRRQFPLNNARDAAEEMLSGLLKAKVDGFMTLIENVNWMADEPPQSGNEFVNEVIIYLETLVSTAQQILPAKVLKRVLQDVLSHISEKIVGTLLGDSVKRFNVNAVMGIDVDIRLLESFADNQASLLSEADANQLKTALSEGRQLINLLLSNHPENFLNPVIRERSYNALDYRKVIAISEKLRDPSDRLFGTFGGRGLKQNPKKKSLDTLIKRLRDVS, from the coding sequence ATGCAGTCGTCGAAAATGCGCCGCAAAGTGGCCCCGGCGGCCGCCGACGGCGACTCCTCTGAGAAGTTTGATCAACTTCTCCTCTCCTCCGCCATCTGCAACAATGAAGATCTCGGTCCCTTCGTTCGCAAAGCCTTCACCTCTGGCAAGCCGGAGACGCTGCTTCACCACCTACGCCACTTCGCCCGATCAAAAGAGTCGGAAATCGAAGAGGTCTGCAAAGCGCACTACCAAGACTTCATCATGGCCGTGGACGACCTCCGATCTCTCCTCTCCGATGTTGATTCCCTCAAATCATCACTCTCTAATTCCAACATCAAACTACAGTCCGTCGCCGGGCCTCTTCTCTCGTCGCTTGACGCCTTCGTGGAGGCTCGAAACATTAGCCAGAACGTGAGCCTCGCGCTTGAGTCGGTTCGTAAGTGTGTGAAATTGGCGGATCTTTGCTCCAGAGCCAATCTTCATTTGTCGAATAACAATTTCTACATGGCTTTGAAGTGTGTTGATTCGATTGAGGGTGAATTCATTGACAAAACTCCGTCGTCGACGCTGCGGAAAATGCTAGAGAAGCAGATCCCGGAGATTCGATCGTATATCGAGAGGAAGATCAATAAGGAGTTTGGGGATTGGCTTGTGGAGATTCGAATAGTGAGTAGGAATCTTGGGCAATTGGCGATTGGACAAGCGTCATCTGCAAGGCAGCGAGAGGAGGAGCTTCGCATCAAACAACGGCAAGCCGAGGAACAGACTCGACTTAGTTTAAGAGACTGTGTTTATGCtttggaagaagaagatgacGATGATGGACTCGGTGATCAAGGTAAGGATGGCTATAACAATGGTAGTAGTGGTGTGCTAGGGTTTGATTTGACTTCTCTATATAGGGCTTATCATATACACCAAACCCTAGGGCTTGAAGATCGGTTCAGACAGTACTATTTTGAGAATCGCAAACTTCAATTGACTTCGGACTTTCAGGTGTCCTCAATGACACCTTTTCTCGAATCTCATCAGACATTTTTTGCGCAAATTGCTGGATTCTTTATAGTAGAAGATCGAGTTCTTAGGACTAGTGGaggtttaattttgaaaatggatGTAGAGAATTTGTGGGAAACTGCTGTTAGCAAAATGTGTTCTGTATTAGAGGATCAGTTTTCGAGAATGCAAACTGCAAATCATCTTTTGTTGATAAAGGACTATGTGAGTTTGCTTGGAGTTACACTGCGGCGGTATGGGTACCCAGTTGATCCTTTGCTAGATGTTTTAAGCAAGCACCGGGACAAATACCATGAGTTGTTGTTATCTGATTGTCGTAAGCAGATCGGAGAAGTGCTTGCAGCTGACAAGTTTGAACAGATGTTAATGAAAAAAGAGTATGAGTATTCAATGAATGTACTTTCATTTCAGTTACAAACGTCAGATATAACACCAGCATTTCCTTTTGTTGCCCCATTTTCATCTACGGTGCCGGATTGTTGCCGCATCGTGCGGTCATTTATTGAGGATTCTGTGAGCTTCATGTCATATGGCGGCCAGCTAGAATTCTATGATGTTGTGAAGAAGTATTTGGATAGGCTGTTGAATGAGGTTCTGGATGGGGCTCTGTTAAAGCTTACTAATACATCAATTCATGGTGTCTCCCAGGCAATGCAGGTTGCAGCAAATATGGTTGTACTAGAGCGTGCTTGTGATTTCTTCTTTCGTCATGCTGCACAGCTTTCGGGCATTCCTTTGAGAATGGCAGAAAGGGGTAGGAGACAGTTTCCACTGAACAATGCCCGTGATGCAGCGGAAGAGATGCTTTCTGGGTTGCTGAAGGCAAAGGTTGATGGGTTCATGACATTGATTGAAAATGTGAACTGGATGGCTGATGAGCCTCCACAGAGTGGAAATGAATTTGTGAATGAGGTGATTATATATTTGGAAACTTTAGTTTCAACCGCTCAGCAGATACTCCCAGCTAAGGTTCTTAAAAGAGTTTTACAAGATGTTCTTTCTCACATATCAGAAAAGATTGTTGGGACTCTCCTTGGGGATTCCGTTAAGAGGTTCAATGTAAATGCAGTTATGGGGATTGATGTTGATATTCGGTTGTTAGAATCATTTGCAGACAATCAAGCTTCACTTCTGTCAGAAGCAGATGCTAATCAGTTGAAAACTGCTCTTTCTGAGGGAAGGCAATTGATTAATTTGCTACTGAGCAACCACCCAGAGAATTTTCTGAATCCTGTAATCAGGGAGAGGAGTTATAATGCTTTGGACTACAGGAAAGTTATCGCAATTTCAGAGAAGTTAAGAGATCCTTCAGACAGGCTATTTGGAACCTTTGGAGGGAGGGGACTCAAGCAGAACCCCAAAAAGAAGTCTTTGGATACATTGATAAAAAGACTCAGGGATGTGAGCTGA
- the LOC100250430 gene encoding large ribosomal subunit protein eL18y: protein MGIDLVAGGKSKRTKRTAPKSDDIYLKLLVKLYRFLVRRTGSKFNAVILKRLFMSKVNKPPLSLSRLVRYMDGKEGKIAVVVGTVTDDLRVYEVPCLKVTALRFTERARARIEKAGGECLTFDQLALRAPLGQNTVLLRGPKNAREAVKHFGKAPGVPHSHTKPYVRSKGRKFERARGRRNSRGFRV, encoded by the exons ATG GGCATCGATCTCGTCGCCGGCGGCAAGAGCAAGAGGACCAAGCGAACGGCCCCCAAGTCCGATGATATTTACCTCAAACTCCTCGTCAAg CTGTACCGATTTTTGGTGCGGAGGACTGGGAGCAAATTCAATGCGGTGATATTGAAGCGGCTCTTCATGAGCAAGGTCAATAAGCCGCCTTTGTCACTTTCCCGTTTGGTTCGTTACATGGACGGAAAG GAGGGTAAGATTGCTGTGGTTGTTGGAACTGTTACCGATGATCTCCGAGTGTACGAAGTCCCTTGTCTGAAAGTGACTGCCCTGAGGTTCACAGAGAGAGCAAGGGCAAGGATTGAGAAGGCTGGTGGTGAATGCTTGACATTTGATCAGCTGGCTCTCAGAGCTCCTCTTGGGCAGAACACG GTTCTGCTCAGAGGTCCCAAGAATGCTCGTGAAGCTGTGAAGCACTTTGGCAAGGCTCCTGGTGTGCCACACAGCCACACCAAACCTTATGTACGGTCAAAGGGACGGAAATTTGAGAGGGCCAGAGGAAGAAGGAACAGCAGAGGTTTCAGGGTCTGA
- the LOC100854521 gene encoding uncharacterized protein LOC100854521, producing MEKIQHRNLRVNGINMHVAEIGEGPPILFLHGFPELWYSWRHQLLSLSSLGYRAIAPDLRGYGDSDAPPSPASYTALHIVGDLIALLDSLRLGQVFLVGHDWGAAIAWYFCLLRPDRVKALVNMSVVFRPRNPTRKPIESMRVLFGDDYYMCRFQEPGLAENEFARLGTETVMKIFLGSRNPRPPRMPKESWYSGALKTPTALPPWLSQEDIDYFASKFNQNGFTGGLNYYRALDLSWEALAPWTGVPIKVPVKFIVGDLDTTYNTPGVKEYIHNGGFKREVPFLQELVIMEGVAHFINQERPEEINAHIYDFIRRF from the exons ATGGAGAAAATTCAGCATAGAAACCTAAGAGTAAACGGCATAAACATGCACGTTGCAGAGATTGGTGAAGGCCCACCAATCCTCTTCCTCCACGGCTTCCCAGAGCTCTGGTACTCATGGCGCCACCAGCTCCTCTCCCTCTCCTCCCTCGGCTACCGCGCCATCGCCCCCGACCTTCGCGGCTACGGCGACTCCGATGCCCCTCCCTCCCCCGCCAGCTACACCGCTCTCCACATCGTCGGCGACCTCATCGCCCTCCTCGACTCTCTCCGTCTCGGCCAGGTCTTCCTCGTGGGTCACGACTGGGGTGCTGCCATCGCCTGGTACTTTTGCTTGCTTAGGCCTGATAGGGTCAAGGCTCTGGTGAACATGAGTGTGGTGTTTCGGCCTCGGAACCCAACAAGGAAGCCCATTGAGTCGATGAGAGTTCTGTTTGGCGATGACTACTATATGTGCAGATTTCAG GAGCCAGGACTGGCAGAAAACGAGTTTGCTCGTCTTGGCACTGAGAcagtaatgaaaatttttcttggaTCTCGTAATCCACGTCCACCTCGTATGCCCAAAGAATCATGGTACAGTGGTGCGCTCAAGACCCCAACTGCCTTACCACCTTGGCTATCACAAGAAGACATCGATTACTTTGCCAGTAAATTTAACCAAAATGGCTTCACTGGAGGATTGAACTACTACCGAGCTTTGGACCT AAGCTGGGAGGCTTTGGCACCATGGACTGGAGTACCAATAAAAGTACCAGTCAAGTTTATTGTGGGAGACCTCGACACTACGTATAATACCCCGGGTGTCAAGGAATACATACACAACGGTGGCTTCAAGAGAGAAGTGCCATTTTTGCAGGAGTTGGTTATAATGGAGGGAGTGGCTCACTTCATCAACCAAGAAAGGCCAGAGGAAATCAATGCACACATATATGACTTCATCCGGAGGTTTTGA
- the LOC100855330 gene encoding RING-H2 finger protein ATL64, with translation MDDNTSGISKGRAPSSYALSGKVMLSSVVILFTVVAVIVFFHSYARWLLSRDRTRRHLRRRSRIRFDSDRTTAVSAVDGVVDQGLDVSILKSLPTFVYSKATHGPILECAVCLSEFEDDEKGRVLPKCNHCFHNDCIDMWFHSHSNCPLCRALVPLHLPSPPETVVPVLEPAGTETISGASPRCPRDDDENETGPSSSLTPGTLTLLECPRKPLELVGITVEMPAMRAGGCRGLEEVELGTTESQSSKSPGSRILSLKRIWST, from the coding sequence ATGGATGATAACACAAGTGGAATTTCAAAGGGCCGTGCTCCGTCCAGCTATGCTCTTAGTGGAAAAGTTATGCTGAGTTCAGTTGTTATTCTCTTCACTGTTGTTGCTGTCAttgtttttttccattcttatGCCCGGTGGTTGCTCAGTCGTGACCGGACTAGACGTCACCTCCGCCGCCGTAGCCGTATCCGCTTTGACTCGGACCGCACCACCGCCGTATCCGCCGTCGACGGTGTCGTTGACCAGGGTCTCGACGTCTCCATCCTCAAGTCTCTTCCGACTTTTGTCTACTCAAAGGCCACTCACGGCCCAATTTTAGAATGCGCCGTCTGCTTATCGGAGTTTGAAGATGACGAGAAAGGCCGCGTTTTGCCGAAATGTAACCACTGCTTCCACAATGACTGCATCGACATGTGGTTCCACTCTCACTCCAATTGCCCACTCTGCAGAGCCCTTGTTCCGCTCCACCTTCCATCCCCGCCCGAAACAGTCGTACCGGTTCTCGAACCAGCCGGAACGGAGACGATCTCCGGAGCTTCTCCCCGGTGCCCAAGGGATGATGATGAAAACGAAACGGGTCCATCTTCTTCATTGACTCCGGGGACGTTGACGCTGTTGGAGTGCCCAAGGAAGCCACTGGAGCTGGTGGGTATAACGGTGGAGATGCCGGCCATGAGAGCAGGGGGGTGTAGAGGCTTGGAAGAGGTGGAGTTGGGAACAACGGAGAGCCAATCGTCGAAGTCGCCGGGAAGTCGGATCCTGTCGTTGAAGAGGATTTGGAGCACATAA
- the LOC100854979 gene encoding pectinesterase inhibitor, translating to MEPNSSFFFFFFFFLLPLGHCFALQVNLTAGNELIEKVCQHSPHSDICMASLRTDPNSGQADMEGLALIALKVAHANATDTSQHIAKLLNNSTLDPFIEQCLTDCSEQYLDAVEQIEDSLVALTAKGFHDVDAWVKAAIADVDTCEQGFKEKPDYESMLTHRNIIFKQLCNNALAIIHDLQ from the coding sequence ATGGAACCCAACTcaagcttcttcttcttcttctttttcttccttttaccTCTAGGCCATTGCTTCGCCCTCCAAGTCAATCTGACCGCTGGCAACGAACTGATAGAAAAGGTCTGTCAGCACTCTCCCCATAGTGATATCTGTATGGCCAGCCTTCGGACAGACCCGAACAGTGGCCAGGCGGACATGGAAGGCCTCGCCTTGATTGCACTCAAGGTTGCCCATGCAAATGCGACAGACACATCACAACATATAGCCAAATTGCTGAACAATTCCACTTTGGACCCCTTCATTGAGCAGTGCCTCACAGACTGCTCGGAGCAGTATTTGGATGCTGTGGAGCAGATAGAGGACTCGCTTGTTGCCCTCACAGCCAAAGGGTTCCATGATGTTGACGCTTGGGTGAAGGCAGCAATAGCTGATGTGGACACATGCGAACAGGGGTTCAAGGAGAAGCCTGACTATGAGTCGATGCTGACCCATAGGAACATCATCTTTAAGCAGTTATGCAACAATGCCTTGGCAATCATTCATGACTTGCAGTGA
- the LOC100258932 gene encoding probable pectinesterase/pectinesterase inhibitor 7 translates to MTMSSSKLSLSLVAFSAIVIFLALFSSTSLADDSICQSTPDPSSCKGLVQSNKSANVYDYGRSSLKKSIATSRKFLSLVDKYLSARSNLSAAAVRALQDCRFLGGLNLDYLLSSSQVADANSKILSVLEADDVQTLLSALLTNQQTCLDGLQETSSSWSVKNGVSTPLSNDTKLYRVSLSLFTKGWVPKQKKGKVVKARKHLPFGNGRLPLKMSSQNRKLYESLSNRKLLDTGNDQVSISDIVTVNQDGSGNFATINDAIAVAPNNTDGSNGYFVIYIQAGVYEEYVSIAKNKKYLMMIGDGINQTVITGNRSVVDGWTTFNSATFAVVAQGFVAVNITFRNTAGAAKHQAVALRSGADLSTFYLCSFEAYQDTLYTHSLRQFYRECDIYGTVDFIFGNAAVVFQNCNLYPRLPLSGQFNAITAQGRTDPNQNTGTSIHNCVIRAADDLAASNGTTKTYLGRPWKEYSRTVYMQSNMGSLINPSGWSIWSGDFALSTLYYAEYNNTGPGSNTSNRVTWSGYHVIGPSDAANFTVGNFLLGGDWLPQTGVPYTGGLL, encoded by the exons ATGACCATGTCTTCTTCTAAGCTTTCGTTGTCCCTCGTTGCTTTCTCAGCCATTGTCATTTTCCTTGCTCTTTTCTCATCGACATCTCTAGCAGATGACTCCATATGTCAGTCCACACCTGACCCTTCCTCTTGCAAAGGCCTTGTCCAGAGCAACAAATCCGCAAATGTTTACGATTATGGAAGGTCATCTTTGAAGAAGTCGATAGCGACTTCGCGTAAGTTCTTGTCCCTGGTTGACAAGTACCTCAGTGCCCGGTCCAATTTGTCGGCCGCTGCGGTTCGGGCGCTGCAGGACTGTCGCTTTCTAGGAGGACTAAACTTGGATTACTTGTTGAGCTCTTCTCAAGTTGCGGATGCTAATTCTAAAATCCTGTCTGTTCTGGAAGCTGATGATGTGCAAACCTTGCTTAGTGCCCTTTTAACTAACCAGCAAACATGCTTGGATGGTCTGCAAGAGACCTCTTCTTCATGGAGTGTGAAGAACGGTGTTTCAACTCCCCTGTCCAATGACACTAAGCTCTATAGAGTTTCTCTATCCCTCTTCACCAAGGGTTGGGTTCCCAAGCAGAAGAAGGGGAAAGTGGTGAAAGCTAGGAAGCATCTCCCCTTTGGAAATGGGCGCTTGCCCTTGAAAATGTCTAGCCAAAACCGAAAACTCTACGAGTCTTTGAGTAACAGGAAGTTGCTGGACACCGGTAATGATCAGGTTTCGATAAGCGACATCGTGACGGTGAACCAGGATGGGAGTGGAAATTTCGCGACCATTAATGATGCCATAGCTGTAGCTCCAAACAATACCGATGGCAGCAATGGATACTTTGTGATTTACATCCAGGCCGGAGTCTACGAAGAGTACGTATCCATCGCTAAGAATAAGAAGTACTTGATGATGATCGGTGATGGCATCAACCAGACTGTGATCACCGGAAACAGAAGCGTGGTTGATGGATGGACAACTTTCAACTCCGCCACATTTG CTGTGGTGGCACAAGGATTTGTTGCAGTGAACATAACATTCCGGAACACAGCTGGGGCAGCAAAACATCAAGCGGTTGCCCTCCGGAGCGGGGCTGATTTATCAACATTCTACCTGTGCAGCTTTGAAGCCTATCAAGACACCTTATACACCCATTCCCTAAGGCAATTCTACAGAGAATGCGACATATATGGAACGGTTGATTTCATATTTGGCAATgctgcagttgtcttccaaaacTGCAACTTATATCCCCGGCTGCCCCTGAGCGGACAGTTCAATGCCATCACCGCCCAAGGCCGGACGGACCCCAATCAGAACACCGGCACCTCAATTCACAACTGTGTCATTCGTGCCGCCGATGATTTGGCTGCAAGCAATGGAACCACAAAGACATACTTGGGAAGGCCATGGAAGGAGTATTCAAGGACAGTGTACATGCAATCAAACATGGGTAGTTTGATTAATCCTTCTGGTTGGAGCATTTGGTCTGGGGATTTTGCTTTAAGTACATTATACTATGCTGAGTACAACAACACCGGACCCGGATCAAACACCAGTAATAGAGTTACATGGTCTGGATACCATGTGATTGGACCTTCTGATGCTGCAAATTTCACTGTCGGCAACTTCCTTCTCGGGGGTGACTGGTTGCCTCAGACTGGGGTGCCTTACACTGGTGGCTTGTTATAA
- the LOC100245304 gene encoding pectinesterase: protein MYNHRARAKFLLSLLSISAFAFLLLTTVKPLKKSPKNTEIPQLHLHKHVQIAHSHCEGTLYPELCVSTLSTFPDLASKTVPEVIAATVSHTVGEVKLSASNCSGIRRKLKNLNTLEGRAINDCLELHDCTIAQLQSTISDLSHNNSPAKHYHDLQTLLSGSITNLYTCLDGFAYSKKHIRSSIEGPLRNISHHVSNSLAMLKKIPGVQSSKSEIFPEYGSTKDGFPAWLSGKDRRLLQASASQIHYNLTVAKDGSGDFTTIGEAIAAAPNSSTTRFVIHIKAGAYFEYLDIARSKTMLMLVGDGLENTYIKGNRSVGGGWTTFQSGTVAVVANNFIAKGISFENYAGPSNHQAVALRSGADLSVFYLCRFIGYQDTLYVHSLRQFYRECDVYGTIDFIFGNAAVVLQNCNLYARRPNANQKNVFTAQGRDDPNENTGISIQNCKVAAAADLIPVLSSFKSYLGRPWKEYSRTVYMQSNIGNLIDPAGWLEWDGDFALSTLYYGEYKNRGPGSNTSGRVTWPGYRVINSSSVASQFTVGAFIQGDEWLPATGIPYYSNLTIV, encoded by the exons ATGTACAACCACAGAGCAAGAGCTAAATTCTTGCTGTCTCTTCTCTCCATTTCCGCCTTTGCTTTTCTCCTACTCACCACAGTGAAACCTCTGAAAAAGAGCCCAAAAAACACTGAAATCCCGCAACTGCATCTCCACAAGCATGTCCAgattgcccattcccattgcgAAGGCACTCTCTATCCAGAGCTCTGTGTCTCAACTCTCTCCACATTCCCGGATCTTGCGTCTAAAACTGTCCCGGAAGTCATCGCTGCTACAGTGAGCCACACAGTGGGCGAAGTTAAGTTGTCAGCCTCGAACTGCAGCGGCATTCGGAGGAAGCTCAAGAACCTCAACACCCTTGAAGGCAGAGCTATCAACGACTGCCTTGAGCTCCATGACTGCACCATTGCTCAGCTTCAGTCCACTATTTCTGATCTTTCTCACAATAACTCGCCCGCAAAGCATTACCATGACTTGCAGACGTTGTTGAGCGGTTCGATAACGAATCTCTACACTTGTCTTGATGGGTTTGCTTACAGTAAAAAGCACATTCGGAGTTCAATCGAAGGCCCTCTCCGCAACATCTCTCACCATGTCAGTAACTCTCTGGCAATGCTCAAGAAAATCCCAGGAGTCCAGTCATCGAAGTCTGAGATTTTCCCGGAGTACGGTAGCACGAAGGATGGTTTTCCGGCGTGGCTGTCCGGGAAGGACAGGAGACTGTTGCAGGCGTCGGCGAGTCAAATTCATTACAATCTCACCGTGGCCAAGGATGGCAGTGGAGACTTCACCACCATTGGGGAAGCCATTGCAGCTGCTCCCAACTCCAGCACTACCAG GTTTGTGATACATATAAAGGCAGGTGCTTACTTTGAGTACTTAGATATTGCGAGGTCGAAGACGATGCTGATGTTGGTGGGAGACGGGCTCGAGAATACTTACATCAAGGGCAACCGAAGTGTGGGTGGTGGGTGGACCACTTTCCAATCGGGCACTGTCG CCGTGGTGGCAAACAATTTCATAGCCAAAGGCATCTCCTTCGAGAACTACGCAGGGCCGAGCAATCACCAAGCAGTGGCCCTGAGGAGTGGAGCCGACCTCTCCGTCTTCTACCTGTGCCGCTTCATCGGTTACCAAGACACCCTCTACGTCCACTCTCTCCGCCAATTCTACCGTGAATGCGACGTCTACGGAACCATAGATTTCATCTTCGGAAACGCTGCAGTCGTTCTCCAAAACTGCAACTTATACGCCCGCAGACCTAACGCAAACCAGAAAAATGTCTTCACCGCCCAAGGGAGAGATGACCCCAACGAAAACACCGGAATCTCAATACAAAATTGCAAAGTCGCTGCGGCTGCGGACTTGATTCCGGTCCTATCTTCATTCAAATCGTACCTAGGAAGGCCATGGAAGGAGTATTCGAGGACGGTTTATATGCAGTCTAACATTGGCAATTTGATTGACCCAGCTGGGTGGCTGGAGTGGGATGGAGATTTTGCATTGAGTACTCTTTATTATGGTGAGTATAAGAACCGGGGTCCAGGTTCCAACACCAGCGGCAGGGTGACATGGCCGGGTTATAGAGTTATTAATAGTTCGAGTGTGGCGAGTCAGTTCACTGTTGGGGCCTTCATTCAGGGAGATGAATGGCTTCCAGCTACTGGGATTCCTTATTATTCCAATTTGACCATCGTTTag